A window of the Candidatus Omnitrophota bacterium genome harbors these coding sequences:
- a CDS encoding F0F1 ATP synthase subunit alpha — MSINIPTLDIKEVGTVKEVKNGIIKIDGLPSCVYGQLIQFPQGIKGMVIGFTQEDVNVIIFGQENKVSVGEIVSSLAEIINVPVGEKFIGRIVNSLCEPIDNKGEIAASDFYPVFRQAPGVMEREPVTESMLTGVKIVDFIIPVGKGQRELIIGDRQSGKSSIGIDSIINQKDKDVICIYCWIGGPETALKKVIYSLLDKDALKYTIVVSASADTPAAEQYLAPYVASALGEYFMYAGKSVLVVFDDLTKHAWIYRQMSLLLERSPGREAYPGDIFYLHSQLLERAAKLRKELGGGSMTFLPIAETLQGDITGYIQTNLISITDGQIYISTPLFREGFKPAIDVGLSVSRIGSKVQYPAIKELGSGLRLEYTQYREMLRLTKLRTRLSKEASEKLQRGETLRQILMQSNNNPIPLEEEIVLFYAFKRKILEAVPVEFLKKYIEGFCPYLYKESPELIKQIKDKKQLTPEIKMELDKKIADFFKAVKTELLNKNT; from the coding sequence ATGAGTATAAACATACCAACATTAGACATAAAAGAGGTAGGAACAGTCAAAGAAGTAAAAAACGGCATCATAAAGATTGATGGTTTACCCTCCTGCGTCTACGGTCAATTAATTCAATTCCCCCAAGGCATCAAAGGAATGGTTATCGGCTTTACCCAAGAAGATGTTAATGTAATTATTTTTGGGCAAGAAAACAAAGTTTCAGTAGGAGAAATTGTTAGCTCGCTTGCCGAGATCATTAATGTCCCTGTTGGAGAAAAGTTTATCGGAAGGATTGTTAACAGCCTTTGCGAACCGATAGATAATAAAGGTGAAATTGCAGCAAGCGATTTTTACCCTGTTTTTAGGCAAGCTCCCGGAGTAATGGAAAGAGAACCGGTTACCGAATCTATGCTTACCGGAGTTAAAATTGTTGATTTCATCATCCCTGTTGGAAAAGGCCAAAGAGAGCTTATTATCGGGGATAGACAAAGCGGTAAATCAAGCATTGGGATAGACTCTATCATCAACCAGAAAGATAAAGATGTTATTTGTATTTATTGCTGGATAGGCGGTCCGGAGACAGCGTTAAAAAAAGTTATTTACTCTCTCTTGGATAAAGACGCTTTAAAATATACGATTGTCGTTTCTGCTTCCGCAGACACTCCTGCAGCCGAACAATACCTTGCCCCATACGTTGCATCCGCCTTGGGAGAATACTTTATGTATGCGGGAAAAAGTGTACTCGTTGTATTTGATGATCTAACAAAACATGCATGGATCTATCGGCAAATGTCATTACTCCTTGAGCGCTCACCCGGAAGAGAAGCTTACCCGGGAGATATTTTCTATCTGCATTCCCAGCTTCTTGAACGAGCGGCCAAGCTGAGAAAAGAATTAGGTGGCGGCTCAATGACATTCCTGCCTATTGCTGAAACATTACAAGGAGATATTACCGGGTACATTCAGACTAATCTTATCTCAATTACTGATGGCCAAATTTATATCAGCACCCCGCTATTCCGGGAAGGATTTAAGCCCGCAATTGACGTCGGGCTTTCAGTTTCCCGTATTGGAAGCAAAGTCCAGTATCCAGCGATTAAAGAGCTTGGAAGCGGGCTTAGGCTTGAGTATACCCAATACAGAGAAATGCTGCGCTTAACAAAACTTAGAACCCGGCTTTCTAAAGAAGCTTCGGAGAAACTACAACGCGGAGAAACCCTGCGGCAGATATTAATGCAGTCTAATAACAATCCTATCCCGTTAGAAGAAGAGATTGTGCTTTTTTACGCTTTTAAAAGAAAAATCCTAGAAGCAGTTCCTGTTGAGTTCTTGAAAAAGTATATAGAAGGCTTCTGTCCATATTTATACAAAGAAAGTCCGGAACTTATTAAACAAATTAAAGATAAAAAACAGCTTACCCCTGAAATAAAAATGGAGCTGGATAAAAAGATCGCCGATTTCTTTAAAGCTGTAAAAACGGAATTGTTAAATAAAAACACTTAA
- a CDS encoding GspE/PulE family protein — translation MKIGEILVQKGLITKEQLDSALKESKRSGEIIGKTLIRLSYISQSQLLEALAEQLGLIFYPTLKDTKVPPEVIKAVPVKFVWHYKFMPLKLKNNLLTIAISDPLAVWPMEDLKLHLGFDIERVLVSEKEILDSIRRYYGLGAETIEEILTQDKSAMQEQKTAQAKEEAVEELEKTAQDASVIKLVNQILSESISARASDIHIEPFRDKVRVRYRIDGVLYDMRIPEQLKYLQTAVVSRIKILSNLNVVEKRLPQDGRAIVKVQDKQVDLRISIIPSLYGENVVIRILPVHLLFNMDDLGLEPEDQNKFDILMKKPHGIIFLTGPTGSGKTTTLYTCLSKLNKDAVKIITIEDPIEYELPGVMQIQVRPEIGLTFATALRSILRHDPDIMMVGEVRDLETAELSIRTSLTGHLIFSTLHTNDSASGATRLLDIGIEPYLVASSVNAFISQRLVRIICPSCKEEFKDPGPLPDFLKGIKIFHGKGCENCNFIGFKGRTAIYEIFMMTNEIQELIINKASAAQIKKKAKELGFRTLLDAGIEKIKQGVTTPEEVLRIVES, via the coding sequence ATGAAGATAGGAGAAATCTTAGTCCAAAAAGGATTAATTACAAAAGAACAGCTTGACTCAGCGCTTAAAGAAAGCAAGCGTAGCGGAGAAATTATTGGAAAAACGCTTATCCGTTTAAGCTACATAAGCCAGTCTCAATTATTAGAAGCACTCGCAGAACAACTTGGGCTAATCTTTTATCCAACATTAAAAGATACCAAAGTTCCTCCTGAAGTAATAAAAGCCGTTCCCGTTAAATTCGTTTGGCATTACAAATTTATGCCGCTTAAATTAAAAAATAATCTTCTAACTATAGCAATTTCTGATCCTTTGGCAGTCTGGCCAATGGAAGATTTAAAACTTCATCTTGGCTTTGACATAGAAAGAGTCCTTGTTTCAGAAAAAGAAATCCTTGATTCAATAAGGCGCTATTATGGATTGGGTGCTGAGACTATTGAAGAAATCTTGACTCAAGACAAGAGCGCAATGCAAGAGCAAAAAACCGCACAAGCAAAAGAAGAAGCTGTTGAAGAACTCGAAAAAACCGCACAGGACGCTTCAGTAATTAAACTTGTAAACCAAATATTATCTGAATCAATCTCAGCCCGCGCAAGCGACATTCATATTGAGCCTTTCCGCGATAAAGTAAGAGTTAGATACCGCATTGACGGCGTTCTTTACGATATGCGCATACCGGAACAACTAAAATACTTACAGACAGCGGTAGTCTCACGCATAAAGATACTTTCAAACTTAAATGTAGTAGAAAAAAGGCTTCCCCAAGACGGCCGGGCAATCGTAAAAGTCCAAGATAAACAGGTTGATTTAAGAATATCTATTATCCCTTCACTATACGGAGAAAATGTCGTCATAAGAATACTACCGGTGCATTTACTATTCAATATGGACGATCTTGGCCTTGAGCCAGAAGATCAAAATAAATTTGACATTTTGATGAAAAAACCGCATGGAATCATTTTTCTAACTGGGCCTACGGGAAGCGGAAAGACTACAACGCTCTACACCTGCCTTAGTAAACTTAACAAAGATGCCGTAAAAATTATTACTATTGAAGATCCTATTGAATACGAGCTTCCGGGAGTTATGCAGATTCAAGTCAGGCCAGAGATTGGCTTAACATTCGCAACCGCATTACGCAGTATCCTGCGGCATGACCCCGACATAATGATGGTTGGAGAGGTAAGAGACCTTGAAACAGCTGAGCTTTCAATCAGGACCTCTTTAACGGGGCATCTTATTTTCTCAACCCTGCATACCAATGATTCTGCAAGCGGGGCAACAAGGCTTTTGGACATTGGAATTGAACCTTACTTAGTAGCTTCATCAGTAAATGCTTTCATATCACAAAGGCTTGTACGAATTATTTGCCCATCCTGTAAAGAAGAATTCAAAGACCCCGGACCATTGCCTGATTTCTTAAAAGGAATTAAAATATTCCACGGAAAGGGATGTGAAAATTGCAATTTTATTGGGTTTAAAGGCAGGACAGCTATATATGAAATTTTTATGATGACTAACGAAATCCAGGAATTAATCATTAATAAAGCATCGGCTGCCCAGATTAAAAAGAAAGCAAAAGAGCTTGGGTTTAGAACCCTGCTTGATGCTGGTATTGAAAAAATTAAACAAGGGGTTACTACTCCTGAAGAAGTCTTAAGAATTGTAGAATCATAG
- a CDS encoding F0F1 ATP synthase subunit gamma — translation MRPLVQLRQDFEVSRTLGDIIDVLKTAATIQFRTLQQKEKFNETFSKEINLCIKILLEKKVKHPYLLERKELKSTIVVVTSDEGFLGGLNTLLINKTMDQKHSPNDEIVVLGERGARYLEDLNQKFIFFPGVTDQVRYEEVTKVRDYLLNGYRKNIGRIIIVYPEFVSLTLQRVTAMKFLPWTPEVHLNNDDVALKAQFSKIFLDEVLIEPDNRWVLEAVIDLWSGYKLQDIFWSAKQSEFAARIMHLEGSTQELNFLTHKLSLEYFRQIHALKDKIIREISASKILLGRQKAE, via the coding sequence ATGAGACCTTTAGTACAATTAAGGCAAGATTTTGAAGTTTCACGCACGCTAGGCGACATTATTGATGTCTTAAAGACTGCCGCAACTATACAATTCCGGACGCTTCAGCAAAAAGAAAAATTTAATGAAACATTCTCCAAAGAAATAAATCTTTGCATAAAAATTCTTCTGGAAAAGAAAGTAAAGCACCCGTATCTGCTTGAACGAAAAGAGTTAAAAAGCACAATCGTGGTAGTTACAAGTGATGAAGGATTTTTAGGAGGGCTTAATACCTTACTTATCAATAAAACAATGGATCAAAAACATTCTCCGAATGATGAGATAGTTGTGCTTGGGGAAAGAGGCGCCAGATACCTAGAAGACTTAAATCAAAAATTTATATTCTTCCCCGGAGTAACTGATCAGGTCAGATATGAAGAAGTTACTAAGGTTAGAGATTACCTATTAAATGGTTATCGGAAAAACATTGGCAGAATTATTATTGTCTATCCGGAATTCGTCAGCTTGACGCTACAAAGAGTAACAGCCATGAAATTCCTGCCCTGGACTCCCGAAGTACATTTAAATAATGACGATGTAGCACTGAAAGCGCAGTTTTCAAAAATATTTCTTGATGAAGTCTTAATTGAGCCTGATAATAGATGGGTATTGGAAGCTGTAATTGATTTATGGAGCGGATACAAGCTACAGGATATTTTCTGGTCGGCAAAACAATCGGAATTTGCCGCAAGAATCATGCATCTTGAAGGCAGTACTCAGGAATTAAACTTTTTAACGCATAAGCTTTCTTTAGAATATTTTCGCCAGATTCACGCATTAAAAGATAAGATTATCAGAGAGATTTCCGCCTCCAAAATTCTACTTGGAAGGCAAAAGGCAGAATGA
- the atpD gene encoding F0F1 ATP synthase subunit beta, translating to MSEKKGKIISVSGSVVDVQFDKESLPAIYEVIKTKTFDDKEIVLEVVEHRQGNICRCIALNPTYGIKRNSAGIASGKNLTVPVGDSLYGRVLNVLGQPIDRKGPLECKDFIATHNFKDSKRNIEIDENSKLEFEIMETGIKAIDLLTPLVKGSKTGILGGAGLGKTILILEIIHNVITKREGTCVFSGVGERIREGNELYYEFERTELLRRSIMVFGQMDESPGARFEAAHTGVAIAEHYLEKGNEVLFFIDNVFRFAQAGAELSALLGRIPSETGYQPTLTSEISEFHERIRSQAGGASITSVEAIYVPADDLTDPAVVAIFSHLGSTVVLSRDYVQRGLYPAIDPLQSSSGFIDPAVVGKRHFELAQEIMRHFQKYQDLQRIVSIIGKEELSKNERIIFDRAGKLQNFLTQPFFTGELYTGQKGVYVTLEEAINGCEQIISGRVDTVPDDKFYMIGSIEDARKEK from the coding sequence ATGAGCGAAAAAAAAGGGAAAATAATCTCGGTTTCCGGTTCAGTTGTAGACGTACAATTTGATAAAGAATCTCTTCCTGCAATTTACGAAGTAATTAAAACAAAAACTTTTGATGATAAAGAAATTGTTTTAGAGGTAGTAGAACACAGGCAAGGGAATATCTGCAGATGTATTGCGCTTAATCCTACTTATGGCATCAAAAGAAACTCCGCGGGTATTGCTTCGGGTAAAAACCTAACTGTCCCTGTTGGAGACAGCCTTTATGGGAGAGTTTTAAATGTCTTAGGCCAGCCAATAGACAGGAAAGGGCCTCTTGAATGCAAAGACTTTATCGCAACTCATAACTTTAAAGATTCAAAAAGAAACATCGAGATTGACGAAAACAGCAAACTGGAATTTGAAATCATGGAAACCGGCATTAAAGCTATTGACTTGCTAACTCCTCTTGTCAAAGGTTCTAAAACCGGGATCTTAGGAGGTGCCGGCCTTGGCAAAACAATCCTGATTCTTGAAATTATCCATAATGTTATCACCAAACGCGAAGGAACCTGCGTTTTTAGCGGAGTTGGAGAACGTATCAGGGAAGGTAACGAGCTTTATTATGAATTTGAAAGGACAGAACTTCTTAGGCGTTCAATAATGGTTTTTGGCCAGATGGATGAATCTCCCGGCGCTCGTTTTGAAGCAGCGCATACCGGAGTTGCCATAGCAGAACACTATCTTGAAAAAGGAAATGAAGTTTTGTTTTTTATTGATAATGTCTTTCGTTTCGCACAGGCAGGAGCTGAGCTTTCAGCGCTCTTAGGAAGAATTCCCTCAGAAACAGGCTATCAACCAACGCTAACCAGCGAAATCAGTGAATTCCATGAAAGAATCAGATCTCAAGCAGGAGGCGCTTCCATTACTTCTGTTGAAGCAATCTATGTACCGGCAGATGACCTTACTGACCCTGCTGTTGTAGCAATCTTCTCCCACTTAGGTTCAACTGTTGTTCTTTCAAGAGATTATGTCCAACGCGGGCTTTATCCGGCAATTGACCCATTGCAGTCATCAAGCGGTTTTATTGATCCTGCTGTTGTAGGAAAAAGGCACTTTGAACTTGCTCAAGAAATAATGCGGCATTTCCAAAAATACCAGGACCTGCAAAGGATTGTTTCAATCATCGGCAAAGAAGAATTATCAAAGAACGAACGTATTATTTTTGACCGTGCCGGGAAGCTTCAAAATTTCCTTACTCAGCCGTTTTTTACAGGAGAATTATACACCGGCCAAAAAGGAGTTTATGTTACCCTGGAAGAAGCAATTAACGGGTGTGAACAGATAATCTCGGGAAGGGTAGACACAGTCCCAGATGATAAATTTTATATGATTGGCTCCATCGAAGATGCGAGGAAAGAAAAATGA
- a CDS encoding F0F1 ATP synthase subunit delta: MIIQLIILQVAAVFGLLFLLRILYKKHLGYAETRLKELQAELSAREAQVKKELEEARKLKLAEFDKARADSKKIVDEARLLCDSLRQKAEEDAKLEKQKLLTQGNDEIERIRKNIASDVKNKALELSMEMLKLAFTGKNNEQLQYQLIDELIQEVENLDKTRITVKSNKIKIVSCFKLNEKEISRLKNTLSIKLGQDITMEESINPDLIAGIIIQIGEFIIDGSLKNKLQKTIPYLKGC, from the coding sequence ATGATTATCCAATTAATTATCCTGCAAGTAGCTGCTGTTTTCGGATTGCTATTCTTACTTAGGATCCTCTATAAAAAACATCTTGGCTACGCGGAAACCCGGCTTAAAGAACTACAGGCTGAGCTATCGGCAAGAGAAGCTCAAGTAAAAAAAGAACTTGAAGAAGCAAGAAAATTAAAATTAGCGGAATTTGATAAAGCAAGGGCTGATTCCAAAAAAATCGTTGATGAAGCAAGGTTGCTTTGTGATTCTTTGCGCCAGAAAGCAGAAGAAGATGCAAAGCTTGAAAAACAAAAGTTACTTACTCAAGGGAATGATGAGATAGAACGAATCCGCAAAAATATAGCTTCCGACGTAAAGAACAAGGCCTTAGAGCTTTCAATGGAAATGTTAAAGCTTGCTTTTACCGGAAAAAATAATGAGCAATTGCAATATCAGCTAATTGATGAACTTATCCAAGAAGTAGAAAACCTTGACAAAACAAGAATAACCGTAAAATCAAATAAAATTAAAATCGTTTCATGTTTTAAATTAAACGAAAAGGAAATATCGCGTTTAAAAAATACCCTCTCAATTAAATTAGGCCAGGACATTACCATGGAAGAAAGTATAAATCCTGATTTGATTGCAGGGATTATCATCCAGATAGGCGAATTCATTATTGATGGCAGCCTTAAGAACAAATTACAAAAAACAATACCATACCTAAAAGGCTGTTAA
- a CDS encoding peptidase MA family metallohydrolase yields MTIIFLISYSTCQAEIKTSFWETKKSEHFVLYFQNASLTYVNEILDHAENYYKNIAEELGFIRYSKFWTWDSRAKIYLYKDKETYQNETNYPEWSTGGVHATKREIYSYMNMQDFLDTILPHELGHIIFREFVGYKKKIPLWLDEGVACFLEKKNRPDRLLVAKWLINKTGFLPLEDLGKMSRGGVLMPDIFYAESTSIIDFLIKVYGKDKFGDCCRALRELGINQDWFSAFKKTYGFKSLEEFNSTWKDYLSATLWH; encoded by the coding sequence ATGACTATAATTTTTCTCATCTCTTACTCCACCTGCCAGGCTGAAATCAAAACCTCTTTTTGGGAAACCAAAAAAAGCGAACATTTTGTTTTATACTTTCAGAATGCTTCATTAACATATGTTAATGAAATTCTTGACCACGCCGAAAACTATTATAAAAATATCGCTGAAGAACTAGGGTTCATCCGTTACAGTAAATTTTGGACTTGGGATAGCCGCGCTAAGATTTATTTATACAAAGATAAGGAAACCTATCAAAATGAAACGAATTACCCGGAATGGTCCACCGGTGGAGTGCACGCAACGAAACGTGAAATTTATTCCTATATGAATATGCAAGATTTCCTTGATACAATCCTGCCTCACGAATTAGGCCATATCATTTTCCGTGAATTTGTCGGATACAAAAAGAAAATACCCCTTTGGCTCGACGAGGGAGTTGCCTGTTTTTTAGAAAAGAAAAATAGACCAGACAGGCTTCTTGTCGCAAAATGGCTTATCAACAAAACCGGATTTTTGCCTTTGGAAGACCTTGGGAAAATGTCCCGCGGAGGAGTTTTAATGCCGGATATTTTTTATGCCGAATCAACTAGCATTATAGACTTTCTCATCAAAGTATACGGAAAAGATAAATTTGGCGATTGCTGCCGGGCGCTAAGAGAATTAGGGATTAACCAAGACTGGTTTAGCGCATTCAAGAAAACCTATGGCTTTAAATCTTTAGAAGAATTCAATTCTACCTGGAAAGACTATTTATCTGCTACCCTCTGGCATTAA